The Monodelphis domestica isolate mMonDom1 chromosome 5, mMonDom1.pri, whole genome shotgun sequence DNA segment GATGACGTCAGGGGCGGGGCGGCGGACGGCGGGAACGGGCGGGGGGAGGGGCGGTGGCAACCCTTACCGTGGGGGGCCGTGCTGCGGACCCCGGGCCGGAGAGAGGGACCGGGGGCGAGGGGGTGGGGGGCTGCGGCAGCTCGGGTTTAGGCTGGGCAGGGTTGGAGCTACGCCGCGCCGGCGTTACCACTGGCGCCAAAACGCAGGCCCAAAGGACTTCctttgggagtgggggtggggccGGCCGCAGGTGGGGGAGGGGACCAGGCGGAACTGGGCAGCCGAGTCTGGGCCCCAGGGGTGGGCCGGGCCGAGTCGCGGCCCCGGCGCGGGGGCGGAGCCGTGGGGCGGGCGGCTTCTGGCTCGGCGGCGCTCAGGGAGCCCGTCAGGGCCccggggcggggggcggggggcgggggctGGGTCAATTTCAAACTGCGCGACCGTTTCTCCCCCGCCCTGCGCCGCGGCGGGGGCCGTGCGCAATTCTGAATCGTCCTTTACGCCGCCGCGCGCTCTGCGCCCGGCTCCAGGCCGCGTGGATACCAATGGCGCCAGGCACCGCCCTGCGGGGGCGGGGTACGCTGTTGGCGTAGGGCGAACGCAGCCCCTCCGCGCCGTTGGCGGCCGTTAGTGCGTCTGCGCAGCCGCACTGACGTAGGCGGAGGGGGAAGACGCGTTGGTCGGAGGGAAGGTTCTAGAAAAGCGGCAGCCGCGCGAGCGCCAGCAGCAGTcgcagcagccgccgccgccggaGCCGCCGCCTCCTCtgtctgctcctctcgctcttcGCTTTCGCCGCCCTCATCCTCGCTCTCCGCCTCGGATCCTGCGCCCAGCGGCCGGCGGCGGTGTGGTTTCTCGGGCCGCGGCACGGCAGCCCCCCTCCGGCGCCAGGACGAGTCCGGTTCGCGCCCGTCCGCGGAGATCCCTCTCATCTCGCTCGGCTGCGGGGCCCCGGCCTGAGGCGACCGACGCCGCCATGGAGGTGAGCGGGGTCCTAACAGAATTGGGAGGAAAGTAGTAGAGGCGAGCGGTGGGGAGGGCCTGGGGGGACCTGCGGcccaggttggggggggggttcccgCGGCCTGTCTTGCGGTTCTTGGCTATACACCCCGCAAGTCTGTGGGCTCCTACTGGCCTCTGCGCGGCGGGCAGGGAAGGCTCATGGCTGTAAAAGTCTGGTTGGGCAGGACTGAGGTCCTTCTGTACCGAGCCCGGCCGTTTGGGCGGCGGCAGTGGCCgccgctggggggggggggtgcgcgGCCCCGCGGCGCGTTCTCGACGCCGCGCCCAGCGCCAGCGCCGCCATTTTCCCGAGCTCCACTGATCGCGCCTCCGCTACTCCGTACCCTGCTCCCGGCCCAGCCCGGCACGCGGGTCTCCGGATCAATTTTGTGCGGTGCTGGCGCTCGATACAGCTCGGTTCTCGGCTACCCCAGTCCTTCTGTCCGCCCGTTCACTCCTGCTGATGCGGCGACCTTCTCCCGCCGAAATGGCGCCGGCGCCCCCGGAGCGTGCAGGGAGGGCGGCCCCTAGGGACCCCGGCGTGAGTGGAGGGGCTCCCTGGCTcgtggtgggtggggggagggcggCAGGCCCCGGGGTGGGGGGTGCGCAGGAAAAATACTGCGCCATCCCAGCCCATCCCCCCGCCTTCCTTTCCCCGCGCGGGACCACGTGGTCGGTAATGTACAAAGGGGGGGTGGGGCGTAGTGGCGCGGGCCGCAGCGCGGGGAGGCCGCCATTGGGCCTAGGCTGGGGCTTATTGTAGATGGCATGCCGCCCAGTACAGTTAGGAAAGCGGTAGTTACGGGACCGGGGGCCCATTTCACGTTCCCGGTTCTTTGCCCCACGGTCGTTTTTCCTAATGCGAATGCACAAAAGGAACAAAATCCCGCCTAGCccagggaggtggggagggacaGGCTCCTGGGTCCGGGGTTTCAGGGCAGGCTAGTCATAAGTCATTGAGCTCGAGGTCTCTAGGCGTTCAAGGAGGAGCAGCCCAAAAGCACTGAGCGTGAAGGATCCTTGATGCCGCAGTTAGAGCTTCCTGGCTATTGGTCGTTTTCGGTAGTTTTACAGCCGAGGGGGCCAGACCTGTCTTAATCGTTCTCCTTGGCCCCAGGATCCCACTAATCCCGTAAAGCTTAAGAACCTCGCCACTGAGAACTGGCTGGCCAAGGTCACGCCGGAAAAGGAGGCGAAACTAGCCCCTCGCTCCTGCCCTTTCTTTATGGCAGACCACGTGGCTCTGGTGGAGCACGCATGCCCTGTAGTCTTCATCTCGACTCTTGCCTAGTCTTTTACCTCTCAGCTGCAGTTGAGAATGACTTTTGCATTTTGGGCTCCTAAATTTCTATTTGGCACATAGAAGTTCCGTTTTTACAACGACTCGTGGCCCCAAATAGCAATTTTAGATATGCGAAGAGGATGGCGTAAACAAAATGGCAGTTATGACGAACTTGATCTGTGCGGTTAGCTTTAAGAGACAATAACTTGTCAAGGAACCCAAAGGGCTTAATTTCAACAATCTGCCTTTTTCAAACTTGAGATTCAATAAATCTGGAGAATTATTTTAAGATCTTTTTTCAAAACCTTTATCTTCCCAGTCACTGGCATACTTGAAGACTGCTTTTTTCAGTTTACTGTTTGGACCTTTTGAAGGATCTAAATGCGAGGGATGCTCTGAATAGTTGTAGCAAGTTTCTTTGTCCAGGATTAGCGTGTCCACAAATATTTGACCTTTCCTATCTTTATTCTAGGTCTAATTTGAGGCTTTTCCCTTAAAGCCCTGTTCCCTTCTAGCTGCCTTTCAGAAAGGCTGGCATTTGAAGCTTGTTATAAATGATGCCTTTTCGTAGTGCCTGCACTGCTGCTCACTTGACAATTAACTTCAAATTACAGAAAGCACACTTAAAGGACATGATGATGGGAGATGACTTCTACTTTGAGAACTCCTTTCAGATCATTTTAAAGCTCTAGATTTGTTACAAGTATAGAATTACTCTCCAGCTCACTTGAGGTCTACTAGTCATTgactaaatttgtttcttttaactTCAGATACTAGTATctaatttgcctcaatttccccatctgtaaaatagtgataCTAACATCCTGGCGAGCAGGAGAGTGGTTTGTTTAGGATGTAGTCAGATGCTTTGGAAAGCCTTAAAGGTCTAATTGGAAGATGAGCTTAGGGCTCCCGTGGCCTGAATTTCAGGAGCCCAATTAAACTAGAAAATTTGAAGGCACTGGCCACCTTTGTATTGTAAGAAGCCAGTAAAATCTCCActgcacaaaataagtaaataaactaGTTAAGACCCTTCAGCAATTGTCAGGCCTTTAGTTGGAGTTTAATAAGGACCTGTGGCAAATTTTAAAGGGTTACTTTTCCCTCCTAAACTGATCTGCAACTTTAAAGAATGAGATGGCCTCCCTTTTATGGCGCAGACTTGGCCGTCTGGGTTTCTTTTCACCACCACTAGAGGGCAGACAAGGGAGAAACAGAGGTGGAAATTCATCAATCTTCAGCTACTAAGTTACATCAGGCTGcccagaagcacaaaagcctctgAATGATAATAGCTGGAGCTTCCGTAGGAAGGGAGCCTGAACATAATCCCGTTGCTGTCCACTTTTTGTTtgcagagagaaaaggaacagtTCCGCAAACTGTTTATTGGAGGCCTGAGCTTTGAAACCACAGAAGAGAGTTTGAGAAACTACTACGAACAATGGGGGAAGCTCACAGACTGTGTGGTAAATCTGGCTTTGAATTCCTACTTGCCCACACACACTTAAAGCAAAACTTTGACCTAGTGTAATGGAACTAAAGAGGTGTGTGGTCACATCCGTTTACCTTTCtttttactgggtagttgatttctctttctgtttcgtAGGTAATGAGGGATCCTGCCAGCAAAAGATCAAGGGGATTCGGTTTTGTAACATTTTCATCTATGGCTGAAGTGGATGCAGCCATGTCTGCCAGACCCCATTCAATCGATGGAAGAGTGGTTGAGCCCAAAAGAGCAGTAGCCAGAGAGGTGAGCAGAGGGAGGCTTCTCTGAGGATCAGTTTTCTCTGCTAAGCTCCAAGGCCCTCTGGAGCTTCCCCCTCTTGTTTTTGATTCCTTTGGACTGGAATGGAGAATCCAGTGCCATGATTTGGGGGCCAATAACTACCTCCTTGGGTTTCGTAGCAAGAAGCCTATGTTATGCTTTAGTTTATAAATAACTTTCTCTTCTAGGAATCTGGGAAACCTGGTGCTCATGTTACTGTGAAGAAACTGTTTGTTGGTGGAATTAAAGAAGACACTGAGGAACATCACCTTAGAGATTACTTTGaggaatatgggaaaattgatACCATTGAAATAATTACAGATAGACAGTCTGGTAAAAAAAGGGGCTTTGGTTTTGTTACATTTGATGACCATGATCCTGTGGATAAAATTGTATGTAAGTAAAttacatcttttgttttttatgtagTATCTTTGGAAGTTTTGCTTTGTGGCTCTTTGCCCTCTAAAGCATTGAACTTTTCTCCaaattaaaaagacaaacaaTGCAGGATGCTGGTTGATTCTCACATTTTGAAACTTGTGTTTCAGTGCAAAAATACCACACCATCAATGGCCATAATGCAGAAGTAAGAAAAGCTTTGTCTAGACAAGAGATGCAGGAAGTTCAGAGCTCTAGAAGCGGAAGAGGAGGTAGCGTGGCTCTCTGTTAACCCCCGGTTACGGGTCACTGGGTATATTAATGTGCTAATCGCAACAATTGTTTGCAGGAAACTTTGGTTTTGGGGATTCTCGTGGTGGTGGTGGAAATTTTGGACCAGGCCCAGGAAGCAATTTTAGAGGAGGATCTGGTAAGTCTGGATAAACCCACCCTTGTCAGTCAAAGTAATAGCAAGGTCTTATTCCCAGTACTTTGATTTAAAAGACAAAACCGGTTTAAAGTGGGATGCTGTAAGCATTTGCTGGGTGCTTAGTGAGAATTGGAAGCAGTGACTTGGGATGGTCAAGAACCAGCCTTGGGTCATCCCATTTTCTCTTGTAAGAATGAAGCCTTCCCAGTTAATGaaaccatgggggggggggggcgcttcTATGAAGATCTAAAAGAAATTGCTAGAACTTATAAATTTTTTGGTACATTTAAAATGAATTGAGTCATTTTAGGTCTGAGTTGCCTTCTGTGGCATAAGAGGAACATAAGTCACCACCAGTTATTGAGCTTGAGAATACACGTGATGAAAAGGGGGGGACGGGGCTGTAGTACCCCGGTAGTAGAGAAGTTTGATAAAGCTGAGAGCAGCCAGCACACCCTGGGGTGCCTGACCTTgaacttccttttttgtttctccaGACGGATATGGAAGTGGCCGGGGCTTTGGAGATGGTTACAACGGATACGGAGGAGGTCCAGGAGGTTAGTTTGAAGTTGCTGGTTTAGGGGGGTGGGGGTCCCCTCCCTAATATGCCTGCTTGTGTAGTATGTGGCTTTTTTTAAGGTCTCCTTGGTGTAGGTAGGAAGTGCTTTGAGCAAGCTTTCTTCCCATACTTGTTTTTCCCCAGCTGAGTAAGTATTCTGTTGTAAGGATTTGACCTGTATCCATCCTCCTGGTACCGAAATGAAGATATTTAGCCCAGCGAATCATTGTCCCATTAACAGAAGTAGAGATGTGAACCATTTCAGTCTAGAATGTAAACGACCCCACACTAGAGACTTGAGGTTGGaaactcctttttctctcctcaatgTTTACTTCACCAAGTCAGAATAGAGCAGGAAGTCTGAGCACAGTCGCCGCTTTGACAGAACTTCAGGTTCCTAAAGAAACTATATCGGGGTACTTTAAATAGAGCAGCAATAAAAAGGCTCCAGAAAGAGCCAGCCACCTTGTTATTTTAATCCTTTGTGTGGAAGATTGGGTCTATGCTCTGCCATGGAGTTTGTGTCAGTCCCACAAGTAGttgaggtgattttttttttaactctgcaaagagtattatccattttctattcattaggaagcctttccccccctctcctgattgtggggttttatttttaaaaatcggAGGGTCTCGAGGTCAATGTGTAAAACGGTCTGTCTTTTAAAACAGTTAAGGGTTTTGACCTCACTTGCAAATATTCTGGTAGGAAATTTTCTGTAATAAATCACTGCTTTAGACATTTCCCCTCTTGTCCTTATTCAAGGAAGTAGACGTCCAGATTATTGTACTAGAGAGTGGTGAGCTGAAGATGGGAGAGTAAGAAATGACTCAGTTGGGATCTGGATATTTGCTGATTCTCACACGGACAATATCTAGCAAGAGACTTGGGCTGATCCAGAGCTGAGGGGGAAAAGGAGATCTAGGGACAGAGAGCCAGTACCGACCCCAGCCCACCCCTTTTTAACCCCTTTCCTTGGGAAAGAACATGTCGATTTTGCTGACATTTCTCTGGTAGCCTGCAGTTGCTGTCCAAAACGGGGaagaagcttttattttattcagaGGGCAAGGGAAAACTTCCTTTGTTGCCTACGTTCTCTCCCCTAGGCAAGAGCCCAGGGGAGAGAAGACAATAAAAAAACTTTCTGACTACAAAAGTTAAGTAGAAAACCCTCAAATAGCACTTTGTTGTAGATCGGTATTCTTCCTCAGACTCAACAGTTCTCTGACTTTGAAGCTATTAAGCAATTACTGAAAGGCTTATTTTATAATAGGTGGCAATTTTGGAGGTAGTCCTGGttatggaggaggaagaggaggatatGGTGGTGGAGGACCTGGCTATGGCAACCAGGGTGGGGGCTACGGAGGTGGTTATGACAACTATGGAGGAGGTAATCAATTCATGTGAAAACTTTATGTGGGGAAGGAATATGGATTTGGAATGAAATGCCTTAACTCTTGAATTGACACTGTCCTTCTAGAAGGGTAGAGAGGCATTGCTATTTGTTGTAGTTACTTTGGAGGTTTGTCTCAAACATTCCCGTGTGTGTAGTGTATGCGTTGAAGTGACAGCTCATTCCCTGGCCGTGACTACTGTTAATTGTCTGATGTTTAACAGGCAATTACGGAAGTGGGAACTACAATGACTTTGGAAACTATAATCAACAACCTTCAAACTATGGTCCAATGAAGAGCGGAAACTTCGGTGGTAGCAGGAACATGGGGGGACCATATGGTGGAGGTACTGCACACCAATCGCAATTGCCCCTTTTGTGCCGCCCCGAGCCCAGGGATTCTTCCCTTAAAGGCCCCCCTTTAGAGGAGCCCTGCAGCAGGAGCTCAGATCTGCGGCTGGGCTGAAGCTGGGGAAGCCCAGTGACGGGTGGCAGATGGGGGACTGCACACAGGGAAGGGTTTCTAAGACAGTTTCCTGCCCAGCTGGGAAATGGGGGGAATGTGTTTTGTTCGTTTGCCTGAGGGCCCTGGTGCAGCTTACTTTCTCTGTCTTAAAATTGTAGGAAACTATGGTCCAGGAGGAAGTGGGGGAAGTGGAGGTTATGGAGGGAGGAGCCGATATTGAGCTTTTCTGCCTGTTTGCCATGGGTAAGTGGATTTTTGTTTGAGACTATTAAAGTTGCTATTTCTCTTGGGAGACCTAGCTGCAGGAGTAAAAGCTTTTTAGGCTCATgttatctttcctttaaaaactgGTTAGATGGATAATTTcataacctattttttttttactctttactTCTGTTGAAACAGGCTTCACTGTATAAATAGGAGAGGATGAGAGCCCAGAGGTAACAGAACAGCTTCAGGTTATCGAAATAACAATGTTAAGGAAACTCTTATCTCAGTCATGCATAAATATGCAGTGATATGGCAGAAGACACCAGAGCAGATGCAGAGAGCCATTTTGtgaatggattggattatttaatAACATTACCTTACTGTGGAGGAAGGATtgtaaaaaacacaaaaaacacaaaaaaatgccTTTGAGACAGTTTCTTAGCTTTTTAATTGTTGTTTCTTTCTAGTGGTCTTTGTAAGAGTGTAGAAGCATTCCTTCTTTGATAATGTTAAATTTGTAAGTTTCAGGTGACATGTGAAACcttcttttttaagatttttctcaAAGTTTTGAAAAGCTATTAGCCAGGATCATGGTGTAATAAGACATAacgttttcctttaaaaaatttaagtgcgTGTGTAGAGTTAAGAAGCTGTTGTACATTtatgatttaataaaataattctaaaggAAATTGTGTAATTAtagactttttattttaaactaagtTAAGGAGGGGGTAGTATATAATTAAGTCCATTGCTAAGCTTATTGTTACATATGTAAATTTAAATGCTGATCAGAAAAGTGTGTTGTCTGCAATTCATCAGGATAAAAGTATCTAGATAACTGAAGGGCTATCTCTGCAAAGAGAAACACCTTTTTAGATCTTTTAGATGCTGCTTCTTCAATGCAAGGAAATATCCCCAGCGAGGTACTCTTCCAGGGACACAGGTCTAGTACAAGAGAACTCTTGACCGGCTACTAAAATCAGATGAGCCGGTCTTAACAAACTGGGCTGTATTTCTACAAAACTTTTAACTGCCGTAGTTTTAGAAGGATGCCATCGAAAGCTGAGGGGGTGTGTAGAGAAAAATAGTTCTAAGCATCAGTTAAACTTCTTTAGGTAAGATCttatttacttttcctttcttaattgttcccaaaaaaaagataaaactaatAACTATATGACAGTCTACTATGTCAGTATAGTGGTTATTTATATGTAGTTTAACATAGCAATAAATTGAGTTAACCATTATCAACTCAAATAATTGTGTGAATCCTGTTTtccaatatataattaaattgacatttggggtggggggggccTTGGggctttggggtggggggggttggttttcatttctttgttagttttggggggttttctctTCCTGATGAAGATTCCAGTGCTTTAACGTATCATTTTTTTCCCTGCTGGAATTTAGCATTGATATGAACCAAGGACAAGCATAGTCTGCTGCCCCAGGGATTCTAAAGTGCTGCCTTTCAACAACTGAGGCATGCAGGTGATGATTAAAGTCAAGCTTTTCTTGGGGTTCCATCAGTGGTGTTGgtagcacacacaaaaaaagcatAGGATTCTGAGAGCACAGTGAAGGAAACGGAACCACCTTTGGAGAAAGGACATCAGAGCTGGGGTTGTTTGTTAGGTTTTCCCCTAATAACCGAAGGCAGAGTTTTCCAGTTACATAtaatgtcttaaaatatttctagaTTATACATAAACCACGTCTTTCCCCATCATACCCCAAGCAGCAGAATTGCATTGGAGTAACCTATGACAACCATTGATTCTTCATAAAGTACAACCAGTGTAGGTAGGCTGAGCTCCATTTATCAGCCCACAGGTCATCTTCTAGGTTGGCTACATGAGAAAACAAAGGTTTTCCCTCTGATTGGACCCTGGGCTTCATGCCTGGGATGGGATTTCCAGATTTCCAGGTTCTCACCAGTCAAAGCTACTCAAGTTTTTCGGCCACCACTGAAATGGTTGCTAGCTGCTACTGTGGAGCACACATTGATCAACCTcttcagatactttttttttctttggcagGA contains these protein-coding regions:
- the LOC130454745 gene encoding proline-rich protein 2; protein product: MRGISADGREPDSSWRRRGAAVPRPEKPHRRRPLGAGSEAESEDEGGESEEREEQTEEAAAPAAAAAATAAGARAAAAFLEPSLRPTRLPPPPTSVRLRRRTNGRQRRGGAAFALRQQRTPPPQGGAWRHWAGEKRSRSLKLTQPPPPAPRPGALTGSLSAAEPEAARPTAPPPRRGRDSARPTPGAQTRLPSSAWSPPPPAAGPTPTPKGSPLGLRFGASARPPTAPPPRSPSQLSSDGSGGPGGSKQRQQQQQQQQR
- the HNRNPA2B1 gene encoding heterogeneous nuclear ribonucleoproteins A2/B1 isoform X2 produces the protein MEREKEQFRKLFIGGLSFETTEESLRNYYEQWGKLTDCVVMRDPASKRSRGFGFVTFSSMAEVDAAMSARPHSIDGRVVEPKRAVAREESGKPGAHVTVKKLFVGGIKEDTEEHHLRDYFEEYGKIDTIEIITDRQSGKKRGFGFVTFDDHDPVDKIVLQKYHTINGHNAEVRKALSRQEMQEVQSSRSGRGGNFGFGDSRGGGGNFGPGPGSNFRGGSDGYGSGRGFGDGYNGYGGGPGGGNFGGSPGYGGGRGGYGGGGPGYGNQGGGYGGGYDNYGGGNYGSGNYNDFGNYNQQPSNYGPMKSGNFGGSRNMGGPYGGGNYGPGGSGGSGGYGGRSRY
- the HNRNPA2B1 gene encoding heterogeneous nuclear ribonucleoproteins A2/B1 isoform X4, which produces MEREKEQFRKLFIGGLSFETTEESLRNYYEQWGKLTDCVVMRDPASKRSRGFGFVTFSSMAEVDAAMSARPHSIDGRVVEPKRAVAREESGKPGAHVTVKKLFVGGIKEDTEEHHLRDYFEEYGKIDTIEIITDRQSGKKRGFGFVTFDDHDPVDKIVLQKYHTINGHNAEVRKALSRQEMQEVQSSRSGRGGNFGFGDSRGGGGNFGPGPGSNFRGGSDGYGSGRGFGDGYNGYGGGPGGNYGSGNYNDFGNYNQQPSNYGPMKSGNFGGSRNMGGPYGGGNYGPGGSGGSGGYGGRSRY
- the HNRNPA2B1 gene encoding heterogeneous nuclear ribonucleoproteins A2/B1 isoform X1, producing MRRPSPAEMAPAPPERAGRAAPRDPGREKEQFRKLFIGGLSFETTEESLRNYYEQWGKLTDCVVMRDPASKRSRGFGFVTFSSMAEVDAAMSARPHSIDGRVVEPKRAVAREESGKPGAHVTVKKLFVGGIKEDTEEHHLRDYFEEYGKIDTIEIITDRQSGKKRGFGFVTFDDHDPVDKIVLQKYHTINGHNAEVRKALSRQEMQEVQSSRSGRGGNFGFGDSRGGGGNFGPGPGSNFRGGSDGYGSGRGFGDGYNGYGGGPGGGNFGGSPGYGGGRGGYGGGGPGYGNQGGGYGGGYDNYGGGNYGSGNYNDFGNYNQQPSNYGPMKSGNFGGSRNMGGPYGGGNYGPGGSGGSGGYGGRSRY
- the HNRNPA2B1 gene encoding heterogeneous nuclear ribonucleoproteins A2/B1 isoform X3 encodes the protein MRRPSPAEMAPAPPERAGRAAPRDPGREKEQFRKLFIGGLSFETTEESLRNYYEQWGKLTDCVVMRDPASKRSRGFGFVTFSSMAEVDAAMSARPHSIDGRVVEPKRAVAREESGKPGAHVTVKKLFVGGIKEDTEEHHLRDYFEEYGKIDTIEIITDRQSGKKRGFGFVTFDDHDPVDKIVLQKYHTINGHNAEVRKALSRQEMQEVQSSRSGRGGNFGFGDSRGGGGNFGPGPGSNFRGGSDGYGSGRGFGDGYNGYGGGPGGNYGSGNYNDFGNYNQQPSNYGPMKSGNFGGSRNMGGPYGGGNYGPGGSGGSGGYGGRSRY